DNA from Petroclostridium xylanilyticum:
ATTTACACAAAATTGAAAATTTCATTTTAGTAACATTGCATAAACAAGCCCTCGTTATTCTACTCCTTTTGTTTACATAAGTTCGATTCATTAAATAAAAAACAGAACAACATTTTATGATTCATTATGCATGATCTAATATATATATTTACTGATAATGATTTTACATGGCAGATAAAGTAAATAAGTTCACGGTTCACTGTTCTCAGTAAAAGCTATTAAATCGTTTATTACAGTTAACTGTGAACTATGAACTGTGAACTGTTAACCATATATATAAAATAGAACTATACCCATAAGTCCTGATCCGACAATAGTAAGAATTGGATGGAGCTTAAATTTAGTGAGAGCTACTAAGGTTAAAGCTAGTATAACTATACTCCCTATATTAATGACTTGAAAAGGACTATTAATCATGCTGCTAAAAACTTCGACAGAAAACTCACGTTTAAATATTGCTGTTTCAGAAACAAAAATCGCTGCAGTTACAATAAGGCCTACAATAACCGGTCTTATTCCATAGAAAATTAATGTATTTAGCGGATGCTTTTGAAACTTAAAAAAATAATTTGAAACAATTAAAATAAGTGCTAATGATGGGATGGCTACACCTATAGTTGCTGCCATTCCTCCTAAAAAACCGGCTGTTTTATATCCTACAAAGGTAGCAGAATTTACTGCAATAGGTCCAGGAGTCATTTCTGAAATTGCAATGATGTCCACAAATTCAGACGGACTCAACCACCCATTCATCTCTATTTCCTTTTGAATAAGCGGAATCATCCCATATCCACCGCCAAAACTAAACAACCCTATTTTTATAAAAGTGACCAACAACTTAAAATAAATCATTTGCCAGCGCCTTCTTTCTCAATAATTTGCCTTGCCTTATCTGGAAACAGCTTATAAATTATTAAGCCAAGTACCGCTCCGCCAATAATTGCACATATCGCATGTACATTTAGCATAATAACCAGTATAACCGTTAAAACAGTAACGCTAAAACCTATTCTATCTTTGACAGACGTCTTGCCTACCTTTACAACAGCCATCAAGATAAGTGCTGCAACTGCAGGCCGAATACCCATGAAGGCAGCCTTAACAACTGCATTTTCCTGAAACTTGACAAAGAAAGCTGCAATAAGCGTTATAGTTATAAAGGAAGGTAATACAACCCCTATTGTAGCTGCATAAGCACCTTTTCTCCCCGCAATTTTATAACCAATAAATGTTGCCGAATTGATTGCAATGGCTCCTGGTATAGATTGGGAAACAGCAAAAATATCTATAATTTCTTTCGCCTTTACCCATTGTTTTTTATCTATAACTTCTTTTTCGATTAAAGGAATCATGGCATATCCTCCACCGAAAGTGAAACAACCGATCTTAAAGAAAGTACTAAAAATTTCAATAAACAATTTAAAACTGGATTTTCCCTCCATACAATTACCCCCTACAATGTATTATTTAATATTTGTTCTACTACCGCTGCGGCTGCACCTACAGCAATAGCGTTATCTTTAAAATCCCCCCCTTTGCTAAAAACCATCTTGTTTTCTTGTTTCAAGTAGTATTTCTTAATGGCTACTTGTGTACATACTTCATAAAATAATTCAGAATGTTTCACCAACGGTCCACTTAAGATAACCAGATCCGGACTTAACAGGTTAATATAGTTTGCCAGCCCTGTACCTAGAATTGTAGCTGCACTTATTATAGTTTCTCTTGCCAGCTCATCTTTTTTTTCTGCTGCATTACATATATCTATATACCCTATTGTTTCTAAGGGTTTAGAAATTATCGAAGTCCTTCCTTTTTTTATGGCTGACATAAATTTGTTGGTAATGGAAAGAATGGAAGAATAGGCTTCAACACACCCATAATTACCACAACTGCAAAGCTCTCCATCTACATCTATGACCATATGTCCAAAAGCATCTTCTGCATCATTAATGGTCCTTACAATCGTTCCCCCCGAGATAGCTCCGGTCCTAATTCCTATACCGCAATTAAAATATGCAATATTTTCAAAATCCTTCCCGCACCCAAAAAGAGATTCTGCCAATACGGCTGTATTTGCTCCATTATCAATAACAATCGGAAGTTGAAGTTCCTGTTCTAAAATTTGCTTAATCGGGACATTAACCCAACCTGGTGCTGCAAAGTTCTTTGGATTAAGAATTATTCCCTTCTTCCTATCCAAAGGTCCTATAGTGCCCACCCCTGCTCCAAGAATCATTGATCTGTCTATCGATAGTTGTCCTAACATATTTTTGATTATATGTGAAATTGCTTTTGCAGTTTTTTCAGGTGCGAAAGATTGAGTCATGGTGAATTGTTGCTGGTTTAATATTTCCATTTTTAGATTCGAAATTACAATTTGTGTGTAAGTTCTAGAGATATCTATTCCTATTACATAGTATTGCAGGGGATTTACATCGTATACTACAGGTTTTCTACCTCCTGTTGACTCCCCAATACCTACCTGAACTATTAATTTTTTATCTTCAAGTGGCTGCATGAATCTATTAAGAGAAGTTAATTTCATTTTGGTAATAAGTAAGAGTTCGCTTTTTGTTAATGGCCCTTTTTTCTGGATTAGGCTAAAAACAGTCCTACTTTCTTTATTTAAACCACATAAAACATCTGCGGCATTTTGCATATTTTATCTTGCCTCCTCCAGCTTGTTATTTATTCTACTTTCATTATAAATACTTTTCACCAATTTGGCAATAAGTTATTAAAAAAATACTTGCCTAATAATTATGAATATGATAATGGGAATGTTCCCCCTCATGTTTA
Protein-coding regions in this window:
- a CDS encoding chromate transporter, translating into MIYFKLLVTFIKIGLFSFGGGYGMIPLIQKEIEMNGWLSPSEFVDIIAISEMTPGPIAVNSATFVGYKTAGFLGGMAATIGVAIPSLALILIVSNYFFKFQKHPLNTLIFYGIRPVIVGLIVTAAIFVSETAIFKREFSVEVFSSMINSPFQVINIGSIVILALTLVALTKFKLHPILTIVGSGLMGIVLFYIYG
- a CDS encoding chromate transporter, which codes for MEGKSSFKLFIEIFSTFFKIGCFTFGGGYAMIPLIEKEVIDKKQWVKAKEIIDIFAVSQSIPGAIAINSATFIGYKIAGRKGAYAATIGVVLPSFITITLIAAFFVKFQENAVVKAAFMGIRPAVAALILMAVVKVGKTSVKDRIGFSVTVLTVILVIMLNVHAICAIIGGAVLGLIIYKLFPDKARQIIEKEGAGK
- a CDS encoding ROK family protein yields the protein MQNAADVLCGLNKESRTVFSLIQKKGPLTKSELLLITKMKLTSLNRFMQPLEDKKLIVQVGIGESTGGRKPVVYDVNPLQYYVIGIDISRTYTQIVISNLKMEILNQQQFTMTQSFAPEKTAKAISHIIKNMLGQLSIDRSMILGAGVGTIGPLDRKKGIILNPKNFAAPGWVNVPIKQILEQELQLPIVIDNGANTAVLAESLFGCGKDFENIAYFNCGIGIRTGAISGGTIVRTINDAEDAFGHMVIDVDGELCSCGNYGCVEAYSSILSITNKFMSAIKKGRTSIISKPLETIGYIDICNAAEKKDELARETIISAATILGTGLANYINLLSPDLVILSGPLVKHSELFYEVCTQVAIKKYYLKQENKMVFSKGGDFKDNAIAVGAAAAVVEQILNNTL